From a region of the Agromyces ramosus genome:
- a CDS encoding SDR family NAD(P)-dependent oxidoreductase codes for MSEHAGRVALVTGGSRGIGRGAALELARQGSAVAVHGLNDGYADEVVDEIIAAGGRAIAVVGNIEDPTVAETAVAATIDEFGRLDTLVTSAGIQRYGDVVTTNRQLWDEVFAVNVTGVFLACHFAMPHLRRSPAGSVVIVASVQATATQRQVVAYAASKGALVSMARAMAIDEAQYGVRVNTVSPGSVDTPMLRASAAGFSDGSAEGIETVLRGWGTAHALGRVAQPEEVGAAISFISSPRASFITGDDIRVDGGLLARAAAPIPTTQSGHDHTKGSTHDSTR; via the coding sequence ATGAGCGAGCATGCAGGGAGAGTCGCGCTGGTCACTGGTGGTTCCCGGGGAATCGGCCGGGGCGCAGCGCTCGAGTTGGCGCGGCAGGGTTCCGCCGTCGCCGTGCACGGGCTGAACGATGGGTACGCCGACGAAGTGGTCGACGAGATCATCGCTGCCGGCGGACGGGCCATCGCCGTAGTCGGCAACATCGAGGATCCCACCGTCGCGGAAACGGCGGTCGCCGCGACGATCGATGAGTTCGGCCGGCTCGACACCCTGGTGACCTCCGCAGGGATCCAGCGGTACGGCGACGTCGTGACCACGAACAGGCAACTGTGGGACGAGGTCTTCGCCGTGAACGTCACCGGCGTCTTCCTGGCCTGCCACTTCGCCATGCCCCACCTGCGGCGGAGCCCTGCGGGCAGCGTGGTGATCGTGGCATCCGTCCAGGCCACCGCGACGCAGAGACAGGTGGTCGCGTACGCCGCGAGCAAGGGCGCCTTGGTCTCGATGGCCAGGGCGATGGCGATCGACGAGGCGCAGTACGGGGTTCGCGTCAACACCGTCAGCCCCGGGTCGGTCGACACGCCGATGCTCCGCGCCTCGGCGGCCGGGTTCAGCGACGGGTCGGCGGAGGGAATCGAGACCGTGCTTCGCGGCTGGGGCACCGCTCACGCGCTCGGCCGCGTCGCCCAGCCCGAGGAGGTCGGCGCCGCCATCTCGTTCATCTCCAGTCCCCGCGCGAGCTTCATCACCGGGGACGACATCCGGGTCGACGGCGGCCTGCTCGCACGCGCCGCCGCACCGATCCCCACCACGCAGTCCGGTCACGACCACACGAAAGGCTCCACCCATGATTCAACTCGCTGA
- a CDS encoding SMP-30/gluconolactonase/LRE family protein: MSEVTVLESPDVVIEGDAAVGEGPVFDARTGRLVWVDITGGMIFENDLASGEQQGTKLDTLVGGVAPRASDPGFAVAVGDGFGFVSADGVLTYSDPVLPEPFRRMNDAKVDSRGRLWAGSTHTEFLPGEGSLHRWDGGRSSVMATGFILPNGLGWDAADTTMYLIDSYANTLLSAPFRADDGDIGDFTPMARIEGGYPDGLAVDVDGCIWVAIWAGHEVRRYSPTGELVAVVPMPVAQPSSCAFGSDGTLYITSARAGLSEAELVAQPHAGSVFALSTDTQGVPVRAFAS, translated from the coding sequence ATGAGTGAGGTCACAGTGCTCGAATCACCGGACGTGGTGATCGAGGGTGACGCCGCGGTCGGCGAGGGGCCGGTGTTCGATGCCCGCACGGGCCGGCTGGTCTGGGTCGACATCACCGGCGGGATGATCTTCGAGAACGACCTCGCCTCGGGCGAGCAGCAGGGGACGAAGCTCGACACCCTGGTCGGTGGGGTCGCCCCGCGAGCCTCGGACCCCGGCTTCGCCGTCGCGGTCGGTGACGGCTTCGGGTTCGTCTCTGCGGATGGTGTGCTCACCTACTCGGACCCGGTGCTCCCGGAGCCCTTCCGGCGCATGAACGACGCGAAAGTGGATTCGCGGGGTCGGCTCTGGGCCGGCAGCACGCACACGGAATTCCTTCCCGGCGAGGGATCGCTCCACCGCTGGGACGGTGGGCGGTCGAGCGTCATGGCCACCGGCTTCATCCTCCCGAACGGCCTCGGGTGGGATGCCGCCGATACCACCATGTACCTGATCGACAGCTATGCGAACACCCTCCTCTCGGCGCCGTTCCGAGCCGACGACGGCGACATCGGGGACTTCACGCCCATGGCCAGGATCGAGGGGGGTTACCCCGACGGCCTGGCCGTCGACGTCGATGGGTGCATCTGGGTCGCGATCTGGGCTGGGCACGAGGTCCGTCGCTACAGCCCGACCGGCGAGCTGGTTGCCGTTGTGCCCATGCCGGTCGCCCAGCCCTCGAGCTGCGCGTTCGGCAGCGACGGGACGCTCTACATCACCTCGGCGCGCGCCGGCTTGTCCGAGGCGGAACTCGTCGCCCAGCCCCATGCGGGTTCCGTCTTCGCCCTGAGCACCGACACCCAGGGCGTACCAGTGAGGGCGTTCGCATCATGA
- a CDS encoding galactose-binding domain-containing protein, translating to MAALVGGFFIATPVPASTADPLAPYLAEWPAVQEVLSRHTPVRTTPPTSVVTDRISDGMLLGNGDTAVAVGGTPASQTSYITKSDFWTDGTYATGDLPRHVTVGGVTVDTAAFAGATYRQELDLATGIVTSTFVQGAATLTMKSWVSAVTDSVIVRLELTGIGSAAVSVKTWAKSGSAKMPTSAGADAALTWAGRSTWAGVGSRWVSRAALATKVIGASTTNTSDSVDDATASFTLTEGTPVTVATAVTGARDETGSTTDVATVAAAKADATSFTTASVDATRGDHLDWWRDFWLKSWISIDEPMVQQYWYGSTYLLGASTREGATASGLWGPWITTDNPAWGSDYHLNYNFEAPNYGLASSNRHEFMNPYFTAITDYVPSGRTQAETLFGEAGHGVYFPVGIAPGGITEYSTYHGQRSNAALAAVPFLDYYRSTHDEEWLSTVGYPYVKEVAQFWVKSLGAKNAAGTYDVTDSACYESAPNTAYPKTNSIIDLSILKTLFPTVIEMSEDAGLDSNLRATWQEIADSLSDFGQGNQSTRSVFLPCSDWNVSHTGLPVGGNPISVWASWPSTVIGNSSPPERRATQMDTIYLQNSWSHANGFAEIFSSATRVGYGADNVLSRFASRVVGLRANQTIDLSVAGGLETIAPISAVNDMLMQSHDGDITVFPQWPTDRSAEFHRLRAYGAFLVSSAYANGNVSYIDVTSEKGKTASVVSPWLAGSAAVIDQTTGLPVDTTVVGQKLTFDTETGHTYRIAPSAAITAVDITERATVTAGSVAGAGYESDKAVDGRLGVNLGWKSSTLSGRWLQFDFGTDATVSRWVVKHAADGGEAPWLNTRDFTLQWSADGSTWSAVDSVTDNVSSVTNRPVAATTARYFRIDVSTANQTVDTPANPNDTALDTIARIQEIELYGQVASAPATPTNLARGKMAASDSDFSTGTVAAKAVDGASANANTDKWASTRTAGDHWLSVDLGGTYPINRWVVKHASTMGETSTFNTKNFRLQVKDVGGVWQDVDTVTNNVAAITDRSFAPVMARHVRLYITTPAQTSELAARIGELEVYGTAPRLTNVALGKPATASTSYNNGQSGERAVDGYESLVSDKWISERIAATHQLEVDLGTTYEISRWVVKHAGWLGETGTLNTRDFSLQVSVDGEQWDTPDAVVSNISGITDRTFSAVTARYVRLVITKPAQSTELAARVAELEIYGT from the coding sequence ATGGCGGCACTCGTCGGCGGGTTCTTCATCGCCACTCCGGTTCCGGCCTCCACGGCGGATCCGTTGGCGCCGTATCTCGCCGAGTGGCCGGCGGTCCAGGAGGTGTTGAGCCGCCATACGCCCGTGCGCACCACTCCGCCGACGAGCGTGGTGACCGACCGCATCTCGGATGGGATGCTGCTGGGCAACGGCGACACCGCCGTCGCGGTGGGCGGCACCCCCGCGTCCCAGACGTCCTACATCACGAAGTCGGATTTCTGGACTGACGGCACCTACGCCACTGGCGACCTCCCGCGCCACGTCACGGTCGGCGGAGTGACCGTCGACACGGCGGCCTTCGCCGGGGCCACCTACCGGCAGGAACTCGACCTGGCGACGGGCATCGTGACCTCGACCTTCGTTCAGGGCGCCGCAACCTTGACGATGAAGTCGTGGGTCTCTGCGGTGACCGACAGCGTCATCGTGCGCCTCGAGCTCACAGGTATCGGCTCCGCCGCGGTCTCGGTGAAGACCTGGGCGAAGTCCGGGAGCGCCAAGATGCCGACGTCTGCCGGTGCCGACGCGGCGCTCACGTGGGCAGGGCGGTCAACGTGGGCCGGGGTCGGGAGCCGCTGGGTCTCGAGGGCCGCGCTGGCGACGAAGGTCATCGGTGCGAGCACGACGAACACCTCGGATTCGGTGGATGACGCGACGGCGAGCTTCACGCTCACCGAGGGCACTCCGGTCACCGTCGCCACGGCAGTCACCGGTGCGCGCGACGAAACCGGATCGACAACGGATGTCGCAACGGTCGCGGCCGCGAAGGCTGACGCCACCTCGTTCACCACGGCATCCGTCGACGCGACGCGCGGCGATCACCTGGACTGGTGGAGGGACTTCTGGCTCAAGTCGTGGATCAGCATCGATGAGCCGATGGTGCAGCAGTACTGGTACGGCAGCACCTACCTCCTGGGGGCGAGCACCCGTGAAGGCGCCACCGCATCTGGTCTCTGGGGGCCGTGGATCACCACCGACAACCCGGCGTGGGGCAGCGACTATCACCTCAACTACAACTTCGAGGCACCGAACTACGGGCTTGCGAGCAGCAATCGCCACGAGTTCATGAACCCGTACTTCACGGCCATCACCGACTACGTGCCGTCGGGTCGAACTCAAGCCGAGACGTTGTTCGGTGAAGCGGGTCACGGTGTGTACTTCCCGGTCGGCATCGCGCCCGGGGGAATCACCGAGTACTCCACGTACCACGGCCAGCGGTCGAACGCCGCGTTGGCCGCGGTTCCGTTTCTCGACTATTACCGGAGCACGCATGATGAGGAGTGGCTGTCGACGGTCGGCTACCCCTACGTGAAAGAAGTCGCCCAGTTCTGGGTGAAGTCACTTGGCGCGAAGAATGCCGCCGGCACGTACGACGTCACCGACTCGGCCTGCTACGAGTCGGCGCCGAACACGGCCTATCCGAAGACGAACTCGATCATCGACCTGAGCATCTTGAAGACCCTCTTCCCGACGGTGATCGAGATGAGCGAGGATGCAGGACTCGACTCGAACCTGCGTGCGACCTGGCAGGAGATCGCCGACAGCCTGAGCGATTTCGGCCAGGGCAATCAATCGACCCGCAGCGTGTTCCTCCCCTGCTCCGACTGGAATGTCTCGCACACCGGCCTCCCGGTCGGCGGAAACCCGATCAGCGTGTGGGCGTCGTGGCCGTCGACGGTCATCGGCAACTCGTCACCGCCGGAACGACGCGCCACGCAGATGGACACCATCTACCTGCAGAACAGCTGGAGCCACGCGAACGGCTTCGCCGAGATCTTCTCATCGGCCACTCGCGTGGGGTACGGCGCCGATAACGTGCTGAGCCGGTTCGCGTCACGCGTCGTGGGCCTCCGCGCGAACCAGACCATCGACCTCTCCGTCGCCGGCGGACTGGAGACGATCGCGCCCATCTCGGCGGTCAACGACATGTTGATGCAGAGCCACGACGGCGACATCACCGTCTTCCCGCAGTGGCCGACAGATCGTTCGGCCGAATTCCATCGCCTGCGTGCCTACGGCGCATTCCTGGTGAGTTCGGCGTACGCGAACGGCAACGTCTCGTACATCGACGTCACGAGCGAGAAGGGCAAGACCGCCTCAGTGGTGAGCCCGTGGTTGGCGGGAAGTGCCGCGGTCATCGACCAGACCACCGGTCTGCCGGTCGACACGACGGTCGTCGGGCAGAAGCTCACCTTCGACACCGAGACGGGTCACACGTATCGCATCGCGCCGTCGGCGGCGATCACCGCGGTCGACATCACCGAGCGGGCAACCGTGACCGCGGGCAGTGTCGCGGGTGCCGGGTATGAGTCTGACAAGGCCGTGGATGGGCGCCTTGGCGTCAACCTCGGCTGGAAGAGCTCCACCCTCTCGGGGAGATGGCTCCAGTTCGACTTCGGCACGGACGCCACAGTGTCGCGTTGGGTCGTGAAGCACGCTGCCGACGGCGGAGAGGCGCCGTGGCTGAACACCCGCGACTTCACGCTCCAATGGAGCGCGGACGGCTCAACCTGGTCTGCTGTCGACAGCGTCACCGACAACGTGAGCTCGGTCACGAACCGGCCGGTCGCCGCCACCACGGCGCGCTACTTCAGAATCGACGTATCGACAGCGAATCAGACGGTGGACACACCGGCGAATCCGAACGATACCGCGCTGGATACGATCGCTCGCATCCAGGAGATCGAGCTGTACGGGCAGGTGGCGAGCGCGCCGGCAACCCCCACCAATCTGGCGAGGGGCAAGATGGCGGCATCCGACAGCGATTTCAGCACCGGCACGGTGGCGGCGAAGGCCGTCGATGGAGCATCGGCGAACGCGAACACCGACAAGTGGGCATCGACGCGCACGGCGGGCGACCACTGGTTGTCAGTGGACCTCGGGGGCACCTATCCGATCAACCGATGGGTGGTGAAGCATGCCAGCACGATGGGAGAGACCAGCACCTTCAACACGAAGAACTTCCGGCTCCAGGTCAAAGACGTTGGAGGGGTCTGGCAGGACGTCGATACGGTGACGAACAACGTCGCGGCCATCACCGATCGAAGCTTCGCCCCCGTGATGGCCCGCCATGTGCGCTTGTACATCACCACGCCCGCCCAAACCTCAGAGCTTGCCGCTCGCATCGGTGAGCTCGAGGTGTACGGCACCGCGCCCCGATTGACGAATGTCGCCCTCGGCAAACCTGCAACGGCGAGCACCTCCTACAACAACGGCCAGTCTGGAGAACGAGCCGTCGACGGGTACGAGTCGCTCGTCAGCGACAAGTGGATATCGGAACGAATCGCCGCGACGCATCAACTCGAGGTCGACCTGGGAACGACCTACGAGATCAGCCGCTGGGTGGTCAAGCACGCCGGATGGCTGGGCGAGACGGGCACCTTGAACACGAGAGACTTCAGTCTCCAAGTCAGCGTCGATGGTGAGCAGTGGGACACACCGGATGCCGTCGTGTCCAACATCTCCGGCATCACCGATCGCACCTTCTCTGCGGTGACGGCACGGTATGTGCGACTGGTCATCACCAAGCCGGCACAGTCGACGGAGCTCGCGGCTCGAGTCGCGGAACTGGAGATCTACGGCACGTGA
- a CDS encoding glycoside hydrolase family 38 N-terminal domain-containing protein: MDSTPSLTIDEILVLQHSHLDVGYTHSQPIVWELQKEFITQALDWLERTGDLPDDSRPKWTCEATEPVYRWLKEATPADARRFRRLFAAGRIGIGALRWHAGGLADRAGLRRLLDGKDELEQFLGGPVQVACQHDVNGVSWPMSDLLLEAGVDLLVMGVNPYLGRPLDSRPGMFLWETPSGQQLRVFNGHHYTMFDQNFYSWEDSVDRMAEGWAELSSHLTRRGYGLDFVYLTSTASPVMWDNAPPNPYLPNLIQRWNEAGVGPRIRYATFDDLRERALAVPSGKLPVVRGDWTEYWSHGYASTPIATAVNQRAKPMLAAAERLTAGAEHPVLQRARDSIDLYDEHTWGHWDTSPSHPQAQTGEILKAAMAHEGHEFASFALMDGLERLAGNPVADRGVKGVLLANPGPDTVTIRPQLPAAWFPEPGEPLERTYRPSRMFFNRRPWGHEYPGHDAKCFGPIRLEPYSWRSISLDDLPPADDGGRTVTHEVLSRAGTRWEANGVASTGDLRRTGRIESPWHVLEYDPATGRILSLIDRFQQRELLDLASGFDLFSFVRERPDSLVDGTRFAYYDRDMMREKFDESCWKPWAVIRERATRVTACAVTESAEGITFERRLDAPGLLSLVQRFTFHADEPVIGVQIEMELAPEESPQGFYFALPLAMKAGWRAAFDTAGQLVELDADQIPGACRNWATTESLAAMWDDDGMVALLTPDAPMVQFGDFHFGPPLDSIPRPENPLMLAWPVNNYWDTNYAKLQPGRISLAYGLVTAPTADLEAVQRQARALRQPPLVWPITTGGRPDGSGALPAPAADVPA; encoded by the coding sequence ATGGATTCGACACCGTCGTTGACCATCGACGAGATCCTCGTGCTGCAACACAGTCACTTGGACGTCGGGTACACCCACTCCCAGCCGATCGTGTGGGAACTCCAGAAGGAGTTCATCACGCAAGCGCTCGACTGGCTGGAGCGCACGGGTGATCTGCCCGACGACAGCCGGCCGAAGTGGACGTGCGAGGCGACCGAGCCGGTCTACCGCTGGCTCAAGGAGGCGACGCCGGCCGATGCCCGGCGCTTCCGGCGCCTCTTCGCAGCCGGACGCATCGGCATCGGCGCCCTGCGCTGGCATGCGGGTGGCCTCGCCGATCGTGCGGGGCTCCGGCGACTGCTCGACGGCAAGGACGAGCTCGAGCAGTTCCTCGGCGGACCGGTGCAGGTGGCCTGCCAGCACGACGTCAACGGAGTGTCGTGGCCGATGTCCGACCTCCTGCTCGAGGCCGGAGTCGACCTGCTCGTCATGGGGGTCAACCCCTACCTCGGTCGTCCGCTCGACTCGCGTCCGGGCATGTTCCTGTGGGAGACGCCCTCGGGCCAGCAGCTTCGGGTGTTCAACGGCCACCACTACACGATGTTCGACCAGAACTTCTATTCCTGGGAGGACTCGGTCGACCGCATGGCGGAAGGCTGGGCTGAACTCTCGTCGCACCTCACACGGCGCGGGTACGGCCTCGACTTCGTCTACCTCACGAGCACCGCCTCGCCGGTGATGTGGGACAACGCACCACCGAACCCCTACCTGCCCAACCTGATCCAGCGGTGGAACGAGGCAGGAGTCGGGCCGCGCATCCGGTACGCGACGTTCGACGACCTTCGCGAGCGCGCGCTCGCCGTGCCCTCCGGGAAGCTGCCGGTCGTGCGGGGCGACTGGACCGAGTACTGGAGCCATGGCTACGCCAGCACCCCCATCGCCACCGCCGTCAACCAGCGGGCGAAGCCGATGCTCGCCGCCGCCGAACGGCTCACCGCGGGCGCCGAGCACCCCGTGTTGCAGCGCGCGCGCGACAGCATCGACCTGTACGACGAGCACACGTGGGGTCACTGGGACACCAGCCCGTCGCACCCTCAAGCCCAGACCGGTGAGATCCTGAAGGCCGCCATGGCGCACGAAGGGCACGAGTTCGCCTCGTTCGCCCTGATGGACGGGCTGGAACGGCTCGCGGGCAACCCGGTCGCCGATCGGGGCGTCAAGGGTGTCCTGCTCGCGAACCCGGGCCCCGACACCGTCACGATTCGCCCGCAGCTTCCCGCTGCATGGTTCCCCGAACCGGGTGAGCCGTTGGAGCGCACCTACCGCCCGAGTCGCATGTTCTTCAACCGCCGCCCATGGGGACACGAGTATCCGGGGCATGATGCGAAGTGCTTCGGGCCGATCCGGCTCGAGCCGTACTCCTGGCGCAGCATCTCCCTCGACGACCTTCCGCCAGCCGACGACGGCGGGCGCACCGTCACGCACGAGGTCCTGAGCCGAGCGGGCACCCGCTGGGAGGCGAATGGCGTCGCCAGTACCGGAGATCTCCGTCGCACCGGCAGGATCGAATCGCCGTGGCACGTGCTGGAGTACGATCCGGCCACCGGGCGCATCCTGTCGTTGATCGACCGGTTCCAGCAGCGTGAGCTGCTCGATCTCGCGAGCGGGTTCGACCTGTTCTCCTTCGTTCGCGAGCGGCCGGACTCCCTCGTCGACGGCACCCGCTTCGCGTACTACGACCGCGACATGATGCGCGAGAAGTTCGACGAGTCGTGCTGGAAGCCCTGGGCGGTGATTCGTGAGCGCGCAACGCGGGTAACGGCCTGCGCCGTGACGGAATCGGCCGAGGGCATCACCTTCGAACGTCGACTCGACGCCCCCGGACTGCTCAGCCTCGTGCAGCGGTTCACGTTCCACGCCGATGAGCCGGTCATCGGCGTGCAGATCGAGATGGAGCTCGCGCCCGAAGAGTCGCCGCAGGGCTTCTACTTCGCGCTCCCGCTGGCCATGAAGGCCGGCTGGCGAGCCGCCTTCGACACCGCAGGACAGCTCGTCGAGCTCGACGCCGACCAGATCCCCGGCGCCTGCCGGAACTGGGCGACCACCGAATCGCTCGCCGCGATGTGGGACGACGACGGAATGGTCGCGCTGTTGACCCCGGATGCGCCGATGGTGCAGTTCGGCGACTTCCACTTCGGGCCCCCGCTCGATTCGATCCCTCGGCCCGAGAATCCCCTGATGCTCGCCTGGCCGGTCAACAACTACTGGGACACGAACTACGCGAAACTGCAGCCGGGCAGGATCTCGCTCGCCTACGGCCTGGTGACGGCGCCGACGGCGGATCTCGAAGCCGTCCAGCGTCAGGCGCGTGCGCTCCGCCAGCCGCCTCTCGTCTGGCCGATCACGACGGGTGGGCGGCCCGACGGCTCAGGTGCCCTTCCGGCGCCCGCCGCCGACGTGCCCGCATGA
- a CDS encoding mannonate dehydratase produces the protein MIQLAEMSSPRPEPMWELIKQCGVTNVVAMLNGAEQEQRMFASVGKGVIARAGKDDVPWGEAAIKRDMDLFARNGLKVIAIEDTAPMDKVRLGLPGRDEEIENVITQLTAMGNLGIEVLCYNWMALSSWARTDVAVPSRGGALVTGFNRAAAAALPPLVAPGEVTEEQLWDSLAYFLDAVLPAAEAAGVRMGLHPDDPPLALVRNLPHIMVSPDAYRRLLSLNSSPSNGITFCQGNFALMGDDLPTLIREFGSAIAFVHFRDVRGTVDDYVETFQDDGQNDMAACMRAYQEIGFSGPMRPDHVPTMYGETNDRPGYETLGRLFALGYIRGLEQSTYGRAR, from the coding sequence ATGATTCAACTCGCTGAGATGTCATCGCCACGGCCCGAACCGATGTGGGAGCTGATCAAGCAATGCGGCGTCACGAACGTCGTGGCCATGCTGAACGGTGCGGAGCAGGAGCAGCGCATGTTCGCCTCGGTGGGAAAAGGAGTGATCGCGCGAGCCGGAAAGGACGACGTCCCCTGGGGTGAGGCCGCGATCAAGCGCGACATGGACCTCTTCGCGCGGAACGGCCTGAAGGTCATCGCGATCGAGGACACCGCCCCGATGGACAAGGTGCGGCTCGGCCTGCCCGGCCGCGACGAGGAGATCGAGAACGTCATCACGCAGCTGACCGCCATGGGGAACCTCGGCATCGAGGTGCTCTGCTACAACTGGATGGCGCTGTCAAGCTGGGCGCGAACCGACGTGGCCGTCCCGAGCCGCGGCGGGGCGCTGGTCACGGGCTTCAACCGTGCCGCCGCCGCCGCGTTGCCGCCGCTCGTCGCACCCGGGGAGGTCACCGAGGAGCAGTTGTGGGATTCCCTGGCGTACTTCCTCGACGCGGTCCTGCCCGCCGCCGAAGCCGCGGGCGTGCGCATGGGGTTGCATCCGGATGACCCGCCACTCGCGCTCGTGCGGAACCTGCCGCACATCATGGTCTCGCCCGACGCGTATCGACGCCTGCTGAGTCTCAACTCGTCGCCGAGCAACGGGATCACCTTCTGCCAGGGCAACTTCGCCCTCATGGGCGACGACCTGCCGACGCTGATCCGCGAGTTCGGTTCCGCGATCGCGTTCGTGCACTTCCGGGATGTTCGGGGCACGGTCGACGACTACGTCGAGACCTTCCAGGACGACGGCCAGAATGACATGGCGGCCTGCATGCGCGCCTACCAGGAGATCGGATTCAGCGGCCCGATGCGCCCCGATCACGTTCCGACGATGTACGGCGAGACGAACGACCGGCCAGGATACGAGACGCTCGGCCGTTTGTTCGCACTCGGCTACATTCGCGGCCTCGAGCAGTCGACCTACGGACGCGCGCGATGA
- a CDS encoding fumarylacetoacetate hydrolase family protein, whose protein sequence is MKLMRIGPVGAERPVALDGERYFDLSRVTADIDARFWSSGGPQRVRTALLREELPEIDIAGQRIGAPIARPGAVICIGLNYAAHAAETGAPLPQDFVMFYKAPNTVVGPNDDILLPPGSVKTDWEVELGVVIGKEARYLGSPEEALDHIAGYCISNDLSERALQLEVSGGQWSKGKSCESFNPLGPVLVTPDELADPQQLSMQTWVNGEIRQDSATADMAFGVASLVWRLSQVTVLEPGDLINTGTPQGVAVSGRFPYLQVGDTVEMRIAELGAQRQVVRAGGRD, encoded by the coding sequence ATGAAACTCATGCGTATCGGCCCGGTGGGCGCCGAACGACCCGTCGCGCTCGATGGGGAGCGGTACTTCGACCTCAGCCGGGTGACTGCTGACATCGATGCCCGATTCTGGTCGAGCGGCGGCCCTCAACGGGTTCGGACGGCTCTTCTGCGGGAGGAGCTGCCAGAGATCGATATCGCCGGACAGCGGATCGGCGCGCCCATCGCCCGCCCCGGCGCGGTGATCTGCATCGGCTTGAACTATGCAGCACACGCGGCGGAAACCGGCGCTCCGCTTCCTCAGGACTTCGTCATGTTCTACAAGGCGCCCAACACGGTCGTCGGGCCGAATGACGACATCCTCCTTCCGCCCGGATCGGTCAAGACCGACTGGGAGGTCGAGCTCGGCGTCGTGATCGGGAAAGAGGCTCGCTACCTTGGCTCCCCGGAGGAGGCGCTCGACCACATCGCCGGCTACTGCATCTCGAACGACCTCTCCGAGCGGGCGCTGCAGCTCGAGGTGAGCGGTGGCCAGTGGTCGAAGGGCAAGAGTTGCGAGTCGTTCAATCCACTGGGGCCGGTGCTGGTCACGCCCGACGAGCTGGCCGACCCACAGCAGCTTTCGATGCAGACCTGGGTGAACGGCGAGATCCGGCAGGACTCCGCGACCGCGGACATGGCGTTCGGCGTCGCATCGCTCGTATGGCGACTCAGTCAGGTCACGGTGCTCGAACCCGGCGACCTCATCAACACGGGCACCCCGCAGGGCGTGGCCGTGTCGGGACGCTTCCCGTACCTCCAGGTCGGGGACACCGTGGAGATGCGCATCGCCGAACTGGGCGCACAACGCCAGGTCGTGCGCGCAGGCGGCAGAGACTGA
- a CDS encoding SDR family NAD(P)-dependent oxidoreductase — MSGFDGLVAIVTGGASGIGAAVATTLASQGAQVAVLDLTVEHVDEGTFAVRTDIGDSTSVRAAVDAVVARFGRIDILINNAAIGAQGTVETNDDDEWARVLNVNVTGLARMSRAALPYLRQSDSAAIVNTASVAATAGIADRALYSASKGAVLALTRAMAADHLREGIRVNCVNPGTADTPWVARLLEKAADPEAERAALNARQPHGRLVSMDEVAGAIAYLASPFSGSTTGTSIAVDGGMEALRLRPA, encoded by the coding sequence ATGAGCGGCTTCGACGGCCTGGTCGCGATCGTGACCGGTGGGGCATCCGGCATCGGTGCAGCGGTCGCCACGACGCTCGCCTCCCAAGGAGCACAGGTCGCCGTGCTCGACCTCACTGTCGAGCACGTCGACGAGGGGACGTTCGCGGTGCGGACCGACATCGGGGACAGCACCTCGGTTCGCGCGGCGGTCGACGCGGTCGTCGCCCGCTTCGGCAGGATCGACATCCTCATCAACAACGCGGCGATCGGGGCGCAGGGCACCGTCGAGACCAACGACGACGACGAATGGGCGCGAGTGCTGAATGTCAACGTCACCGGTCTTGCCCGGATGTCGCGGGCAGCGCTCCCCTACCTTCGCCAGTCGGACTCCGCGGCGATCGTGAACACCGCCTCCGTCGCCGCAACGGCAGGCATCGCCGACCGGGCGCTCTACAGCGCCTCGAAGGGAGCGGTGCTCGCACTGACCCGTGCGATGGCGGCCGACCACCTTCGCGAGGGCATCCGTGTCAATTGCGTGAATCCCGGGACGGCCGACACTCCGTGGGTCGCCCGCCTGCTCGAGAAGGCGGCCGACCCCGAGGCGGAGCGAGCGGCGCTCAACGCGAGGCAGCCGCACGGACGGCTGGTCTCCATGGACGAGGTCGCGGGGGCCATCGCGTACCTGGCGAGCCCCTTTTCGGGGTCCACGACCGGAACGAGTATCGCGGTCGACGGTGGGATGGAGGCGCTCCGCCTGCGGCCCGCGTGA